The Mangifera indica cultivar Alphonso chromosome 8, CATAS_Mindica_2.1, whole genome shotgun sequence genome has a window encoding:
- the LOC123222808 gene encoding protein NRT1/ PTR FAMILY 7.3-like, whose protein sequence is MACLEVCKQENFKEEHEARTLDGTTDWHGRPAIRGKSGGWLAGIIILLNQGLATLAFFGVGVNLVLFLTRVLQQNNADAANNVSKWTGTVYIFSLVGAFLSDSYWGRFKTCAIFQVIFVIGLVSLSLSSYIFLIRPKGCGDERTLCGSHSSLEIGLFYLSIYLVALGNGGYQPNIATFGADQFDEEDPKEGHSKVAFFSYFYLAMNLGSLFSNTILGYFEDEGMWALGFWVSAGSALAALLLFLGGTTRYRHFKPGGNPLARFCQVIVSATKKWKVEMPPTAEDLYNIDGNDCSMAGNRKILHTHGFKFLDRAAFISSRDLDEQKRGQYNPWRLCPITLVEEVKCILRLMPIWLCTILYSVVFTQMASLFVEQGAAMKTTVSNFKIPPASMSSFDILSVAAFIFLYRRVLDPLASKLRKKNSKGLTELQRMGIGLVIAIMAMLAAGIVECYRLKYADKDCTNCEGASSLSIFWQVPQYAFIGASEVFMYVGQLEFFNAQAPDGLKSFGSALCMTSISLGNYVSSLLLTMVMKISTVDHMPGWVPGNLNKGHLDRFFFLLAGLTTIDLVVYIASAKWYKCIELEGKCGESNEQDNYEV, encoded by the exons ATGGCTTGCTTAGAGGTGTGTAAGCAG GAGAACTTCAAAGAGGAACATGAAGCTCGAACCCTTGATGGAACAACTGATTGGCATGGTCGCCCTGCAATCAGAGGAAAATCTGGAGGATGGCTCGCTGGAATTATCATCCTTT TGAATCAAGGCTTGGCAACCCTCGCATTCTTTGGAGTTGGGGTGAACTTAGTGCTGTTCCTCACAAGAGTTTTGCAGCAAAACAATGCCGATGCTGCCAACAACGTTAGCAAATGGACTGGAACTGTCTACATCTTCTCTCTTGTGGGTGCCTTCCTTAGTGATTCCTACTGGGGAAGATTCAAAACTTGTGCCATCTTTCAGGTCATATTTGTCATA GGGTTGGTTTCACTATCACTGTCGTCTTACATTTTCTTGATCAGACCAAAAGGTTGCGGGGACGAGAGAACTCTATGCGGATCACATTCGAGCTTGGAGATTGGGTTGTTTTATCTCTCAATCTACCTAGTTGCTCTAGGAAATGGAGGATATCAACCTAACATTGCCACATTTGGGGCTGATCAGTTTGATGAAGAGGATCCCAAGGAAGGGCACTCAAAGGTGGCCTTCTTTAGCTACTTTTACTTGGCTATGAACCTTGGTTCCCTCTTTTCCAACACCATTTTGGGGTACTTCGAAGATGAAGGGATGTGGGCACTTGGATTTTGGGTTTCCGCCGGCTCTGCTCTTGCCGCATTGCTCTTGTTTCTTGGAGGAACGACGAGATACAGGCATTTCAAGCCAGGAGGCAACCCTCTTGCCAGGTTCTGCCAAGTCATTGTTTCTGCAACTAAGAAATGGAAGGTTGAGATGCCTCCAACAGCAGAGGATTTATACAATATCGATGGAAACGATTGTTCCATGGCCGGTAACAGGAAGATCCTTCACACCCATGGATTCAA GTTTCTTGATAGAGCAGCTTTTATCTCATCAAGAGATTTGGATGAGCAGAAGCGGGGTCAGTATAACCCCTGGCGTCTTTGTCCTATCACACTAGTAGAAGAAGTTAAATGCATACTGAGACTGATGCCAATTTGGCTCTGCACCATTCTCTACTCAGTAGTCTTTACACAAATGGCTTCTCTTTTTGTGGAGCAAGGTGCAGCCATGAAAACTACAGTGTCAAACTTCAAAATCCCACCTGCGAGCATGTCAAGCTTTGACATTCTCAGTGTGGCAGCTTTCATATTCCTTTACCGTCGAGTTCTCGATCCACTTGCGAGCAAACTAAGAAAAAAGAACTCTAAAGGGCTAACCGAGCTTCAAAGAATGGGAATTGGTCTTGTTATAGCGATTATGGCCATGCTTGCAGCAGGGATTGTGGAGTGCTACAGACTGAAGTATGCCGACAAAGACTGCACAAATTGTGAAGGCGCGAGCTCCCTGAGCATCTTTTGGCAAGTTCCCCAGTATGCTTTTATTGGAGCATCTGAAGTTTTCATGTATGTAGGTCAGCTGGAATTTTTCAATGCTCAGGCACCGGATGGATTAAAGAGTTTCGGAAGTGCACTTTGCATGACATCAATCTCTCTGGGGAATTATGTAAGTAGCTTGCTTTTAACAATGGTTATGAAGATCTCAACAGTCGATCACATGCCCGGATGGGTACCTGGAAACCTTAATAAGGGTCATCTAGACAGATTCTTCTTCCTCTTAGCTGGCTTAACGACAATCGACTTGGTTGTGTACATTGCCTCTGCCAAGTGGTACAAATGCATTGAGCTGGAAGGAAAATGTGGAGAAAGCAATGAGCAAGACAATTATGAAGTCTGA